The genomic window CGCGCCCGCACTGACCGCAGCCGCGCTGCACGCGTTGCGCGGAGGCGAGGACGCCGTGCTCGTCGTGATGCCCGCGGATCATGTGGTGGCGAACAAGGACGCCTTTCATCGCGCGATCGACGAAGGCGCGCGCTGCGCGGAAGAAGGCGCGATCGTCACGTTGAGCGTCGTGCCGTCGCACGCCGAAACCGGCTACGGCTACATCAAGACAGGCCCGGCGATACCCGGACGCGGCGCGTGGCGGCTCGAACGCTTCGTCGAGAAGCCGCATCTCGAACTCGCACAGCAGTATCTCGGCTCAGGCGATTACGGCTGGAACGCGGGCATTTTCATCGTGCGCGCATCGACATGGATCGCGGCAATCGAGCACTATCAGCCCGCGATGCATGCCGCCTGTCTCGCGGCATTCGAACGCGGTATCGATGACGGCGAGTGCTTGCGGCTCGACCGCGACGCGTTCGCTTCGTCGCCGTCGGACTCGATCGACTATGCCGTGATGGAACAGCTTGCAAGCGAGCGCGGCGACGACATGTTCGCGGGCGCGGTCGTACCGCTCGACGCGGGCTGGTCCGACGTCGGCTCATGGGACGCGATCTGGAACATCTTGCCGAAGGACGATGCATCGAATGTCGCGCGTGGCCGCGTGATGTTCGAGGGCGCGTCATCGACCTATGCGCATTCCGAAGGGCGCTTGATCGCGTGCGTGGGCACGCGCAATCTCGTCGTTGTCGAGACGGCGGACGCGATTCTCGTCGCGGATAAATCGTGCGCGCAGGACGTGAAGGCGATCGTCGGGCGCATCAAGTCGGAGCGCGGCAGCGAAGCGGCGGACCATCGCAAGGTGCATCGTCCGTGGGGGCATTACGATTCGGTGGATCAGGGCGATCGCTTTCAGGTGAAGCGTATTGTCGTGAAGCCGGGCGCGCGGCTCTCGTTGCAGATGCATCATCATCGCGCGGAGCATTGGATTGTCGTGCGCGGCACGGCGCTCGTCACGCGTGGCACCGAAACGTTCATCCTGGCCGAGAACGAATCGACTTATATTCCGATCGGCGTGCAGCATCGCCTGGAGAATCCCGGCAAGATGCCGCTCGAAATCATCGAAGTGCAATCAGGAACGTATCTCGGCGAAGACGATATCGTTCGCTTCGACGAT from Caballeronia insecticola includes these protein-coding regions:
- a CDS encoding mannose-1-phosphate guanylyltransferase/mannose-6-phosphate isomerase translates to MNATDTALASASTISADAGVRLSIQPVILAGGSGTRLWPMSREHFPKQLIGLIGDQSLLQATANRLDGLAPMGMRVADAIVVCNDEHRFTTAEQLRNHGRRARLVLEPVPRNTAPALTAAALHALRGGEDAVLVVMPADHVVANKDAFHRAIDEGARCAEEGAIVTLSVVPSHAETGYGYIKTGPAIPGRGAWRLERFVEKPHLELAQQYLGSGDYGWNAGIFIVRASTWIAAIEHYQPAMHAACLAAFERGIDDGECLRLDRDAFASSPSDSIDYAVMEQLASERGDDMFAGAVVPLDAGWSDVGSWDAIWNILPKDDASNVARGRVMFEGASSTYAHSEGRLIACVGTRNLVVVETADAILVADKSCAQDVKAIVGRIKSERGSEAADHRKVHRPWGHYDSVDQGDRFQVKRIVVKPGARLSLQMHHHRAEHWIVVRGTALVTRGTETFILAENESTYIPIGVQHRLENPGKMPLEIIEVQSGTYLGEDDIVRFDDTYGRS